One Chryseobacterium tructae genomic window, TCTTAATGCAGGCTGTATGAATTTACCTTTGATTCCAGGAATTTTTTTAATGAATTCCTTAATCATATGTTCAGAAGCGTGAAAATCTGCGATAACACCATCTTTCAATGGACGGATCGTCTTGATATCCTCGTGAGTTTTACCTTGCATATGTTTAGCCTGTTCCCCTACAGCAATGGGTTTACCCGTAGAACGTTCAATTGCAACAATTGACGGTTGATCTATAACAATTTTATTATTATGGATGATAAGGGTATTGGCTGTTCCCAGGTCTATCGCAATTTCTTGCGTAAACATATCAAATAAACTCATATTTTTCTTCTGATTTTAAGTTTACAAAGATATAAATTAAACACGACGAAAGAAATTTCCACGCAACATAATTTGGTTAAAATTTTATTAAAATTTATAATTCTTTATTAACTTTCTGTTTAGACAATTACAGAGTTTGATTTCAACTAAAATTAACGACGAAATTTGCGGATAAAAACATGAAGAAAAACAAAGAAAACAAATGACCTGATATGTGAATTTTCAAAATTACCTTTAGCAGCTTTACTTTTGAGCTTTTCTCCTGCACAAAATTCACTTTCCATGCTATAGTTTTTTACGATAATTATCATATACACTATCAGAGGATGATTAATTAAAAAAAGCGTAAATTTGCCGTTGCTTATGTTACAGTATTCCAACATCCATCGAACATCGAATTTTGCCGTGCTTTCTATAAGCTACGAAAAGGCCGACGTAGAAACGAGAGGAAAGTTTGCATTCTTTGATGAAAACATCAAAAACTTTGTTTCCCGCGTCCATCAGGAAGATCTTGGGGATGCATTTGTGGTTTCCACATGTAACAGGACAGAGATCTATACTACTTCTTCCAATTATCTTTTAGTAGCAGAAGAGTATTGCAAAACGATTGGAGTAAACATTACAGATTTTCTTCAGTTTGCTAATATTCTGACTAAAGAAGAGGCTTTAATACACCTTTTCAGAGTCGCTGCCGGCTTAGAAAGCCAGATTATTGGAGATTTTGAGATTATTGGCCAGATCAAAAAAGCATACAGCCGTTTTAAAAAGGAAAGACAAAATTCTAATCCATATCTGGAAAGAGCTATTAATGCTGCTATTCAGATTTCTAAAAGGATTAAGAATGAAACCGGAATTTCCAACGGAGCTGCTTCTGTTTCTTATGCTGCTGTTCATTACATTTAAACAGCCAGAAAAGAATCAATGAAAAGAACATTCTTCTTCTTGGAGTAGGCGAAATTGGACAGAATACGGTTGAAAACCTGGTAAAGCATGTTTATCAGCCAAAAATTAAAATTGCCAACAGAACTCAGGAGAAAGCTGAAAAGATTTCCCAGAAATATAATATTCCTCATGTTGATTATTCTGATTTTGACAAGGAATTAAAAAATACCGATATTCTTATCGTGGCTACGGGAGCCAAACACCCGATTATCAACCAATCTCATTTCCCGAACGGAAAAGAAACATTGGTAATAGACCTTTCCATTCCTCATAATGTTGAAAAAAATGTTACAGAAAATGAAAATGTAACATTAATTGATGTTGATGAGCTTTCAAAACAGATCCAGGAGACAATCCAGCAAAGAGAAAAAGAGATCCCTAAAGCTGAAAAGATCATTAAGGAACTGATGAAAGACTTCATTGAATGGGAGAAAAAAAGAAAACTAGCACCAAACATTCATCATTTCAAAGCTGTTTTAAAGAACATGGAACGCAATGAAATGCATAACTTTTACAAGAAAAATAAATATATAGACATCACGGATATGGAACTTTCTGATAAAATGATCCAGAAGATCACCAACCGTTTTGCAAAATATATCATCGATAATCCTTTAAAAGCCGAAGAAATTAGTAAATTAATGCACGAAATATTAGTTGAACAACCAAACAACGAATTCAATGAAAAGCATTAGAATCGGAACAAGAAATTCCGCACTTGCACTTTGGCAGGCTAGAGAGGTTGCGAGGCACCTTCAGAACAACAATTATTTAACGGAAATCGTTCCTATCGTTTCTTCTGGCGATAAGAACCTTAATCAACCTTTATATTCACTAGGTATTACAGGGGTTTCACAAGAGACCTTGATATTGCTCTATTGAATGATGAAATAGACATTGCTGTTCACTCTTTAAAAGATGTCCCTACCCTATTACCTCAAAATATTGAGATGATAACCTATTTGGAAAGAGATTATCCACAAGACATTCTGATCAGAAAAGAATCAGCCAAAAACAAAGAACTTCACGAACTAAAATTAGCAACAAGCAGTTTGAGAAGAAGAGCCTTTTGGTTAAGACATTTCCCGAATACCGAGTTTTCTGATATCCGTGGAAATATCCAAACCCGTCTTCAAAAACTTGAGGATGGAGATTTTGATGCAACCATTTTATCTTTGGCTGGGATCAAAAGAATGAAAATGGAAATTGATTACGAAATGCTACCGATAATGATTTCTGCCCCATCTCAGGGCGTTATTGCAGTTGCAGGACATTCCGACAAGCCGGAGATCAATGAAATCCTAAACAGATCAACCACAAACCAACCCAGATTTGTGTAGAAATCGAAAGAAACTTCCTAAGCACTTTAGAAGGTGGATGCACAGCACCTATCGGAGCTTTTGCCGAAATTATTGACAATCAGATTCGCTTTACAGCAGCACTTTGCTCGCTGAATGGTAAAAACTGCATTGCTCTTGATGAAAACTTCGAGTACAACCCGGAAGAAAACTTTGGAGAAAAGTTTGCAAAGGTAGTACTTGAGAATGGCGGAAAAGAACTGATGGCGGAAATCAAAAGCCAGATCTAAGATTATTTTATTCAGTTTTAGATTTCAGATTCCTTTTTAGATCCTTTTCATCTTCTAACCCACAGACATGAAAATCTTATTTACCAAAAATATAGACCCATCAATACTATCCAAAGAATTAGGACAGGATATCGTGGCTGATTGTGTTGAGGTAATTAAGACCAAGCCTATTCTGATCAGCCCGTTTGAATTAAAAAACTATTCCCTGATTTTCACCAGTGTAAATGGTGTAGCTGCGTTTTTTAAAAACAGATTTAAGCCTAATGAAAATTTTACGGCGAAAAATTACAACAAGATCTACTGTGTTGGTGAAAAAACAAAAAAGGCATTAAGAAAACATGGCTTCGGAACATTTAAGGTATTGAGGAACGCTGACGCCCTTTCGAGATTTATTATCGGAAACTGCCAGCATGAACAGTTTCTTCATTTCTGTGGCAATCTTGCCATTAATGTTCTTGATAAGGAGCTTCCTCTTCAAAATATTAAGTATAAAAAGATTACGATCTACAACACTGAGGAAATCAATCCTTTAATTCCTGAAAAATATCATGCCGCAGTATTTTTTAGTCCAAGTGGAGTTCGTAGTTTTGCAAAGCAAAATTCCCTGAAAGATATGAAGCTGTTTTCAATTGGAGAAACTACATCAGGGGAACTGAGAAATTATACTCACGATTACATTTTTACGTCTGAGGAAAACACTCTGAATTCTATATTTGAGTTGATTAGACAAGAAATTACGAGTAAACTTTAGAATATCTGTTGCCGATTTAGGCGGTGACATTAGTTTAAATAGATTATGATAAAAAACGACCTATATTTAAAAGCACTTCGCGGAGAAACCGTTGAAAGACCTCCTGTCTGGATGATGAGGCAGGCTGGAAGATATCTGCCGGAATTCATTGCCTTAAGAGACAAATATGATTTCTTTACAAGATGTCAGACACCTGAACTTGCTGCAGAAATCACTTTACAGCCTATCCGCAGATTTCCTTTAGACGCGGCGATCTTGTTTTCTGATATTTTGGTAGTTCCACAAGCAATGGGGATCGATTTCAAAATGAAAGAATCTGTTGGCCCATGGTTGGATACTCCTATCAGAACAATGGAACAAGTTCAGAATATCGAAACTCCGGATGTGAATGATACTTTAGGATACGTTTTTGATGCTATTGAATTGACCCTTCAAAAACTAGATAATGAAGTTCCATTGATCGGTTTTGCTGGTTCACCATGGACAATTCTTTGCTACTGTGTGGAAGGAAAAGGAAGTAAAGCTTTTGATATTGCAAAATCTTTCTGTTTCCAACAACCTGAAGCAGCTCACCTGTTACTTCAAAAGATCACTGATACTACAATTGCTTATTTAAAGAGAAAAGTAGAAAAAGGAGTTTCTGCTGTACAAGTTTTTGACTCTTGGGGTGGAATGCTTTCTCCAACGGATTATCAAGAATTCTCTTGGCAGTATATCAACCAGATCGTTGAAGCATTAAGCCCACTTACCCACGTGGTAGTGTTTGGAAAAGGATGCTGGTTTGCATTAGAAGATATGACGATGTCTAAAGCTTCGGCTCTTGGTGTTGACTGGACAATTAAGCCGGAATTCGCAAGAACTTTAACCAACCACACCATGACCTTACAAGGAAACTTTGATCCTGCAAGATTACACTCTACGCCTGAAACCATCAAGAAAATGGTAAATGAAATGATTAACCGCTTCGGAAAAGACAGGTATATTGCTAATCTTGGACATGGTATTCTTCCAAACGTTCCTGTTGAAAATGCTGAAGCATTTATCAGAGCAGTTGTGGATTGGAAGCCCAACCTATAAACATTACAATTAATACAATATAAAAAGCCCTTGTCAGATGATGACAAGGGCTTTTTAATTTATATGAAATTTATCCTATAAAATATTCTCACCCTCTTTTATCATCATTTTATCTTTATATTTGACAATTAACACTTTAAATCCATTTATTATGAAAAAACTAAACAAAGACAAAATGAAAAGTATCATGGCAGGAGGTGAACGTTGCCTGGAATGCGAAATTGGATACCACCAAGTTATTATTAACGGTAGATGCAAATGCATTGAAGACTAAAAAAGCAGCTAAATCAGCTGCTTTTTATTTTTATCCCAACATTCTCTGTGCTTTCTTCACTCCTTCTACCAGAAGATCAATCTCTTCAAAGGTATTATAAACCGCAAAGCTGGCTCTTACGGTTCCTGCAATATTAAAAAACTCCATAATAGGCTGCGTACAGTGGTGTCCTGTTCTTACAGCAATACCCATTTTATCCAGAATCATCCCTACATCAGAAGAAATCCCTATTCCTTCCAAATTAAAAGAAACAACTCCTGTTCTCTTCGCTTTTTCACCATATACTTTCAAACCTTCAATTTCTAAAAGGTGCCTTTGAGCATATTCTAATAAAGCATTTTCATGGTTTTGAATATTTTCATGTCCTACCCTGTTCATAAAATCAACAGCAGCTCCTAGAGCAATATTCCCGCCTACATTAGGTGTACCAGCTTCATATTTAAATGGAAGTCCTGCATAAGTTGTTCCATCAAAAGAACATGTTGCAATCATTTCTCCTCCTCCATGGAATGGCGGTAAAGCTTCTAGTATTTCTCGTTTACCATATAAAATACCTGTTCCCATTGGAGCATACATTTTATGGCCGGAGAACACAAAGAAATCACAATCCATCTTCTGAACATCAATATTGAAGTGCGGAGCAGACTGAGCGCCATCAATAACAATATATGCGTCTGAATTTTTTCTTGTTTTGGCAATGATCTCTTCGATAGGATTCACAATTCCCAATGCATTAGACACCTGATTTACAGAAACTACCTTTGTCTTTTCGCTAAGGAACTGATCAAGATAATCTAATTGAAGAATTCCGTTTTCATCAATAGGAATGACACGAAGCTTTGCTCCCGTTCTTTCGCAAAGCAATTGCCATGGAACAATATTAGAGTGGTGTTCCAGATAAGATATGATGATCTCATCGT contains:
- the hemE gene encoding uroporphyrinogen decarboxylase, which translates into the protein MIKNDLYLKALRGETVERPPVWMMRQAGRYLPEFIALRDKYDFFTRCQTPELAAEITLQPIRRFPLDAAILFSDILVVPQAMGIDFKMKESVGPWLDTPIRTMEQVQNIETPDVNDTLGYVFDAIELTLQKLDNEVPLIGFAGSPWTILCYCVEGKGSKAFDIAKSFCFQQPEAAHLLLQKITDTTIAYLKRKVEKGVSAVQVFDSWGGMLSPTDYQEFSWQYINQIVEALSPLTHVVVFGKGCWFALEDMTMSKASALGVDWTIKPEFARTLTNHTMTLQGNFDPARLHSTPETIKKMVNEMINRFGKDRYIANLGHGILPNVPVENAEAFIRAVVDWKPNL
- a CDS encoding uroporphyrinogen-III synthase, encoding MKILFTKNIDPSILSKELGQDIVADCVEVIKTKPILISPFELKNYSLIFTSVNGVAAFFKNRFKPNENFTAKNYNKIYCVGEKTKKALRKHGFGTFKVLRNADALSRFIIGNCQHEQFLHFCGNLAINVLDKELPLQNIKYKKITIYNTEEINPLIPEKYHAAVFFSPSGVRSFAKQNSLKDMKLFSIGETTSGELRNYTHDYIFTSEENTLNSIFELIRQEITSKL
- a CDS encoding GNAT family acetyltransferase, with amino-acid sequence MKKLNKDKMKSIMAGGERCLECEIGYHQVIINGRCKCIED